A single window of Nitrospirota bacterium DNA harbors:
- a CDS encoding cyclic nucleotide-binding domain-containing protein — MSNALKDLFTSMKGRKSVFKFLSDEDFEDLSAFFESKHIPAGETLWKKEDPFDYIAVIVSGRVEIKKEAEFGGMNVIMGIYSKGALCILDESLRKVTAVALEDILLAIITQENLDRLIETNPGVGAKLLKGMLLTVSDRLRKSFDRIVAFF, encoded by the coding sequence ATGAGTAATGCATTGAAAGACCTCTTTACTTCTATGAAAGGAAGAAAGAGCGTATTCAAATTTCTGAGCGATGAAGATTTCGAAGATCTGTCCGCTTTTTTTGAAAGCAAGCATATCCCAGCAGGTGAGACTCTCTGGAAAAAAGAGGACCCTTTCGATTATATCGCTGTTATTGTTTCAGGCAGGGTGGAAATAAAGAAAGAGGCGGAGTTCGGAGGCATGAATGTGATTATGGGCATATACAGCAAGGGTGCATTATGCATTCTTGATGAGAGTCTCAGGAAAGTTACAGCGGTAGCACTTGAAGATATCTTACTTGCGATTATTACTCAGGAAAACCTGGATAGACTTATCGAGACAAATCCCGGTGTGGGAGCCAAACTCCTGAAGGGGATGTTACTTACAGTATCAGATCGTTTAAGAAAGTCCTTTGATCGCATTGTAGCGTTCTTCTGA